The Dehalogenimonas lykanthroporepellens BL-DC-9 genome includes a window with the following:
- a CDS encoding ribosomal protein L22 (KEGG: deg:DehalGT_0419 ribosomal protein L22~TIGRFAM: ribosomal protein L22~PFAM: ribosomal protein L22/L17), translated as MQVKAMSKNTGVSPRKVRLYVDLVRGKGVDEALSILRYMPSPTAGLVAKTVKSAAASAENNYQMEPNELKIIKIYADGAPMMKRHRPRSRGRVSPILKRSSHITVIVADQEG; from the coding sequence ATGCAAGTTAAGGCAATGTCCAAAAACACCGGTGTTTCCCCCCGGAAAGTTCGGTTGTATGTCGATCTGGTAAGGGGGAAAGGGGTCGACGAGGCCCTGTCGATACTGCGGTATATGCCGTCGCCGACCGCTGGGCTGGTGGCCAAGACTGTTAAGTCAGCCGCCGCCAGCGCGGAGAACAATTATCAGATGGAACCAAATGAATTAAAAATAATCAAAATCTACGCTGACGGAGCGCCGATGATGAAACGGCACCGCCCCCGCTCGCGTGGCAGGGTGTCGCCGATTCTCAAGAGGTCAAGTCATATTACCGTCATCGTAGCGGACCAGGAGGGTTAA
- a CDS encoding ribosomal protein S19 (KEGG: deg:DehalGT_0418 ribosomal protein S19~TIGRFAM: ribosomal protein S19~PFAM: ribosomal protein S19/S15), producing MSRSVKKGPAVSPKLMKKVDQANRAGKKVMIKTWARWSTILPEMVGLNFGVHDGRRHVTVFVTENMVGHKLGEFAPTRTYRGHLGKSEVKTKGKK from the coding sequence ATGTCACGTTCTGTTAAAAAGGGGCCGGCAGTCAGCCCCAAATTGATGAAAAAAGTAGATCAGGCCAACCGCGCCGGCAAAAAGGTGATGATTAAAACCTGGGCCCGCTGGTCGACGATTCTGCCGGAGATGGTAGGGCTTAATTTCGGGGTTCATGACGGCCGGCGTCATGTGACGGTATTCGTTACCGAAAATATGGTCGGGCATAAGCTCGGAGAGTTTGCGCCTACCCGTACCTATCGCGGTCACCTCGGTAAATCCGAGGTCAAAACCAAGGGCAAGAAATAA